From the Desulfovibrio aminophilus genome, the window GCCGAAGGCCTCGGTCACGGCGCGCTGGCGGGCCAGGATGCGGACCAGGCCGAGGGCGTTCTCGTTGTATGCCGCCAGGGCCTTCTGGGCGGTCTGGGCGGTCTGGAGCATGGCCTGGCGCTCCAGGTCCAGGGCGAGTTGGTTGGACGACCGCCAAACGTAGACCACGATGGCGGACACGGCCACGATCACGGCCAGGGCCGCGGGGCCGATGAGGACCAGGCTGATGCCTTTGCGGAACATGGGCGTTCTCCCTGTCGACGGCCGCCGTGCCCCGTCTGTCGGGGCAGCCGCGGTCATTGACCGCGAGGGACGGGCCGGTTAGGCTGACAATCGGATGGAAACCACATTCGCATCCTGTTGGGCGAACGCTAGGGTGTATTTGTTGTCAAGTCAATTACAAACGGATGTGTATCGCCGCTTTTCGAGGCAGCGCGGCATCGCCGGGGCAGCGGGGGATGGCCGCGACGGGGAGGGGGAAACGGAATGAACGGGGGACTCGGAGAAAGAATCCGCGCGATCCGCGGCGAAACCAGCCAGGAGGACTTCGCCGCCGAACTGGGGATCAGCAAGACCGCGCTCGGCTTCTACGAGCGCAACGAACGGGTTCCACGGGCAACGTTTGTTGCCGAACTCTGCCGTCCGCGAGGCATCTCGCTGGACTGGCTGCTCTACGGCGAGGGCGCCATGCGCCAGGAGCGCCGCCGCTCCGGGGCCGAGGACATGGCCGACCTGCGCGCGGAAAACCGCGAGCTGCGGGAGGAGAACCGTGAACTGCGCATGGAGAACCGCGAACTGCGGGCCGAGAACCGCACCCTGCACGCCGTGATCCGCGCCACGGCCCGCGAAACCCAAGACTAGCCGGCTTCGCCGGTCCATGGAAAGGCCCCCTTCGGGGGGCTCCAACAACGCGAAAAGGCGGAGAGGCATCATGCCCCCCCCGCCTTTCGTCTTTTCGTGAATATTTCAACGGGTACTAGAGGCCGCAGTAAACTTTCATGCATTTCTCCTAAGCAACAATATTATTCAAAACATAATTATGACTTACGCTATGAATTAATAAGTTTACTATAAAATGCTTCGTTCCGCTTCTTTGCAATCTCTAAAATATTCTCAAATGAGTTAACAAATATAGTGATATTGTCTTTAATAAAAACATACCCGTTCATATACTGCTTCAAATCATTAAAAACAATTTTGTTCCACCTGTCTGTCCCTTTCACTTCACTCAAATCGAACACAACATATCCGTAAAAAATAGTGTTATCAGATAGGTGTACTTTTCTTTTGGATTCGACATAGTCACCGTTATCATAAATTAAATGAGAACACTTACCGTTTCTTAATTCATAAATATAATCACGGATTTGCTGTACAGGATTATTTGACAATGTAAATGGCCTTTTTAACTCAACTATATGAACCTCAGAATAACCAGATGAAGATATAGCATCAGCATTGTCAGCATATGCTAAATTATAAAATACAATGTCCGGGCGAAATTCTGATGGCACATCGTGCAACACTTTGTGCTCTGCAATAGGTAAATCACTAGCAATCCAATCGACAAGCGACAGACGGTCATCAATCAGCCAAAGATTATGGTGAGTACCGAAATCTGCCGGCCTTCCTTGTTTTCTCATTGGGAAAATTAAATTATGAATGAAACTCTCTTTTTTTACCTTATCATTTTTATATGTTGTAATAGCTTTTTCAAAGAGCTTAATCACGTGCTGTCTAAACAATATATACGACACAACGTGTGATTGATTCAATAACGAAAATTTCTCAACTTCTTCATGGAATTCTGTTTCAAATTTACTAAAATCAGCAATCTTATCATCCCCAAGACGTTCTAGTAGAGCAGTCATCTCGCAGCGTGAATTGTCTAGCTGTTCATATAACATCTGTCTAAATTTATTTGTTATATCACTCTCAGTTGCTGACACTAACTTTGAAATATCATCGTCAGAATAATTTACGTATCTTAGTTCAGGATTGCGAGAAAGTACGCTATGTACGCTTTTTATAGTTTCAGTTTGCGCCTTAGCCAATGAATCACGCAAAAAGTTTGAAACCCTAATCTTTATTTCGTCGTCCACATCTTCTAAAACTATATCATGCAACATATCAGCATGGTTAACATCTTTGCGTCTTAATGGAATTAAAAATGCATTTCTTTCTGCTGATACATTGGTATCAAGATATTCAGATAAAACCAATCCCATATACATAAAAGGCGTATTCGTTGAATCAAATAAATATTTTTTGGGCAAATTCACTGTTGCTTCAGATTTAAAACTAGAAACGACTCTATTTGATGCGCAGTAGTGCACACTATGTTTATCACTTTTATAATTCTTTATATGGATTAACGAAAAATCAATTCCTTTAATTCGAAATTTTTCGTGCTGATCAATATAATTTGTTGTATCTTTTACAGATACAAGACCCTCACCAACACCAGTAAATGATGTAGTTAATACTCTTGGCCATCCATTAAGAATAAAGTAAGGCAAAAATTCATCAGCAATATTCTTTGCTAATGTTGTTGAAAGTCGCTTATAATAACGCTTGTATTGCGGCTTAATTCCGGTGACTTCTACTATCGTTTTATTTTCTTTTTTTGATGTCAGTTTTGACGAATTATAATCGATACCATCAATTTTAAATATTATGTTTCTTTGAAATGTTTCCCCGTTTAAATTATATACGCTGTCAATTTTAACAAAATTAAATGCTTTAAGCCAGAAAAGGCGTCCGATACCCTTCCCTCCATACTTTCTTTTATGCCGAGTATCTAGTCTTTTAAAGGCGCTAAAATTATCATCATTAAATCCTTCTCCATTATCTTGAACTCTAAATCCAACAATTGGACGCTCTTTTTGCTTATCAGTAACCATCGTTAACTGGTCATCACCTTCACGGATTAAGGTTATTTCTATAATTCTTTCATTAGGATCAATATATTGCGTTGCATGTAATGAGTTAGAAATCGCTTCAAGAATTGGCAAATCCCAACTAGTGCTCGGTGTCCAATTTAAATTATCAATCCGCCCCTCAAAATCTTGAGCAATATTGATGTGCTGCATACCCCCCCCACTCCTAACCGACTATGTCTTTCGGCTGAATGCTTCAATAAATAAAATTCCGTTAGTAGTCGAAAGAAAAAGGGGCCTAAGCCCCTTTTTCTCGTATTAAAGACACGTACAGCCCGCCTAGAAGCCGCCCCGGTCCTTCATGATCTTGGCCAGGTCGGAGACGCGGCAGGAGTAGCCCCACTCGTTGTCGTACCAGACCACGAGCTTGGCCAGGGTCTTGTCCTGGACCCGGGTGTGCTCCTCCTCCACGATGCCGGAGCGGGCGTCGCCCTTGAAGTCCATGGAGACCAGGGGCCGGGTGTTGTAGCCCAGGATGCCCTTGAGCGGGCCCTCGCTGGCGGTCTTGAGCGCCGCGCGCAGGGAGTCGGTGTCGGCCTCGCGCTCGAGCACGCAGGCCAGATCCACCAGCGAGACCGTGGGCGTGGGCACGCGCAGGGAGTAGCCGTCGAACTTGCCCTTGAGCTCCGGGATGACCAGGGCCACGGCCTTGGCCGCGCCGGTGGTGGTCGGGATGATGTTCAGGGCCGCCGCGCGGGCCCGGCGCAGGTCCTTGTGCGGCAGGTCCAGGATGCGCTGGTCGTTGGTGTAGGAGTGGATGGTGCACATCAGGCCCGAGCGGATGCCGAAGGCCTCGTGGATCACCTTGGCCGCCGGGGCCAGGCAGTTGGTGGTGCAGGAGGCGTTGGACACGATGTGGTGCTTGTCCGGGTCATAGGCCTTCTCGTTCACGCCGATGACCACGGTCACGTCCTCCTCCTTGGCCGGGGCGGAGATGATGACCTTCTTGGCTCCGGCCTCCAGGTGGGCCTTGGCCTTGGGTCCGGTGGTGAAGATGCCCGTGGACTCGACCACCACGTCCACGCCCAGGTCGCCCCAGCGGCAGTCGTGGGGGTCGCGCTGGGCCAGGCTTTTCAGGGTCCAGTCGCCGTAGGTGATGTCGCCCTCGACCACGGCGATGGGCGCCCCGGTGTGGCCGTAGTTCGTGTCGAACTCCAGGAGGTGGGCGTTGGTGGCCACGTCGAAGAGGTCGTTGACGGCCACCACCTCCAGATCGTCGTGCCAGCGCTCGTACATGGCCTTGACCACCTGGCGGCCGATGCGGCCGAAACCGTTGATGCCGACGCGCAGCTTGCTCATGGTTCAACTCCTAGCAGGTCGTTGCGGACGTCCCTTTGCACGGGCCGGTCAAAAAACGCGGGGGCGGGGCGCGACGAAAATCCGAGGCCGACGCGTATCTCGACATACGCGGGGATTCGAATTTTTCGGAGCAACGCGGCCATCGCGGATTTTTCAGCGGCCCGCTAGTCGAACGTCCGGTAGTCGAAGGAAAGAACGCTCTCATACTCGCGCTTGAGGGCCTGGTGCAGGCGGGCGTTCTCGATGGCCAGGGCGGAGAGCGCCGCGATGGAGGTCAGGAACTCCTCCTCCTCGGCGTTGAAGGTCCGCTTCTCGTCCGTGTACACGCGCATGACGCCCACGGGCTTGTCCTCCACCCGCAGCGGCACCACGAGCACCGAGACGATGCCCTCGTCCTTGGCCGCCTTGCCGTACTGGAAGCGCGGGTCCGTGGAGGCGTCGGGCACCTGGACCACGCGGCCGGAGAGCACCTCGCGGTCCACGGCGGACTGGTCCAGGTCCACCGGCCCCTTGCGCAGGTACTTGTTGGACAGGCCGAAACCGGCTCCGGGCATAAGCTGGCGGCCGGAACGGTCCAGGAGCCGCAGGGAGCAGGCCTTGGCGTCCATGGCCTTGGCCGCGCACTCGACGATGGTCTTGAGCACCAGCTTGGGGTCCAGGCTGGAGTTGACGGCCATGGCCGCCGCATACAGGGAACGGTAATAGGACTCGTAGCGATCCACCGGGAACCTCCTTGGGGCTGGGGGCGGACGCCCGGATGCGTGGACACGATAGGGGAAATGTTATGCGCAAAGCCCGGGGCGGGTCAAGGCGCGGGACGTGCCGGAAACGTGACGCCCGCGCTCAGTCCAGGCAGCAGTCCTCGCTGATGCGCCGCAGGTTCGCGGCGTCCAGCAGCTCCGGCCGCACGAGGCGCAGGCCGCAGTGTCCGCCGCCCACCCAGGCCACCTCGGCCTCCAGGCCGTCGAGCACCCAGGCCACGCACTCCGAACAGTCCGTGATGCGCAGCCGCTCGCCGGGGGCGGGCACGTAGCCGTCCGGCGGCAGCTCCAGGCGCAGGCCGCCGAGGCAGATGTCGCGCACGATGGTCACGAAGGTCCGCCCGTCCACGGGGGTCACGTCGCAGAACAGGGGGGCGTCCAGGGTGACGCGGGGGTGCTTGCGGCGTTCGGTCATAGGCCCTCCACGATGAGCGGGCCGCGGTGCAGCGCGGCCTTGCCGACGTCCAGGAAGCGGAGGAAGCGCCGCGCCGGGTCCAGGTCCGGGTTCAGCCGCAGGGCGTCCTCCAGGCAGCGGCGGCAGCCCGCCTCGTCCTTCTTGTCATAATACGCCCGGGCGAGGTTGAAATGCAAATGGTCGTCGCGGGGCGACATTTCCAGGGCCTTGGAGAGAAAGACGACGGCCCGGGCGGCCTGGCCGTCCCGGCGCAGGCCCACGCCCTCGCCGTTCAGGTCGTGGGCCGCGCGCTCGCCGAACTCCACGACCCCGGCGGGCAGCCCGGCCAGGAGCAGCCGCGCCAGCTGGATGTCGTCGGCCTGCACGTCCATCTCCCGGGCGATGGACAGGGCCTTGAGCGCCTGGGCCTCGTCCGGGGAGAGATGCTCCAGGGCCCGGGGCCCGCCGAGGATCTCCAGCTTGTCGCGCAGGCCCGCCAGCACGGACAGGAGATGGTCGCGGAAGATGTGCGGCGCGGGCTCGAAGCCGCCCAGCAGCTCGGCGCGCGACAGGGGACGGCGCACCTCGCCGGGCAGCCCGCGCTCGTTGAGCGGCAGGGCCAGGCACTGGTCCTCCTCCAGCCGCAGCACGAGCCAGTGGATGCGCTGGGTGAACTCCCGGGTGGAGGCCGCGCCGCGCCCGGCCTTCCGCTCCCGTTCGTCGGTGAACACCCCGAGTATGGCGGGACAGCTGCTGTTCATGGCTCCTCCTCGCCTGGGGCGAGGCTTTGGCCCCATGATAGCAAAGCGCGGCGAAGTCCGCCTCCGCGCGCGGCGATTTATCACATCCGGCCCGCGAATCGCCGGACGGCGCGGCCCGGACCGCTCCCGGGCGAAAATCCCGGCCGACCGGGACGACATCCCGCTCAGTCGTCGTAATCCTCTGGAATCATGCCGAGATAGCGGTCGCGCTGGCTCTGGAGCCAGAGTTCCAGGTCCGAGGGCAGGGCCCGCCAGGCCCCCCGGCCCTCGCGTTTCCAGGCGGGCAGCCCCTGCTCGGCCACCAGGCGGCCGACCTCGCGCGGGCTCTCGCCGATGGCCAGGCCGATGGCCTTGGAGCCGCAGACGCAGAGCATCAGGCCCCCTGCCCGGCCCCGCGGCCCGGTCCCGCCACCAGCAGGTCGAACTCCCGGCCCCCGGCGGCCTCCAGCAGGGCGCGCATGGCCGAGGCGCTCTCCAGCACGGCGCGGCGGCCGTCCATGCGGCCGGGGCGGGTTCCGGGCAGGATGCAGCCCCGGGTGTCGGCGGCGGTGTTGCCGGGGTGGAAGAGGATGTGGCTTCGGCCCGGCACGCCGCGCACCTCGATGGCCCGGCCGAAGCGCGGGGAGTCCACGGGCGCGCAGCGGTAGCGGCCCTCGGGAATGCGCGAGACCTCGGGCGCGTTGTCCCGGTCGGGCAGCTCCAGGGTCAGGCAGAACAGGCGTCCGTCGATGCGCAGCACCCCCAGGGTGGCCTCCCCGGACTCCTCCAGGCGGATGATCTCGGCCAGCATGTCGGTCCTCCTCCGGGGCCTCGCCCCGCTTTCGGACCGGACTAGCCGGAAGCGCGGAAACCGTCCGGCCATATGGCGGCGGGACCGCATCCTGTTTTTTCCGTTTCCGGCCGAAAACCGCCCGGCGCTCGATCCTGTCCGGCGTGGGGCTTGCCCTGGCCCGGCCCGGCGGGCTAAAGGGAAGAAATCGCGGGAGGCCGCCCGAGGCCCCGCAACCACCGACAGTGAAGGAATCCCATGGCCCGGCTCGACAAGCTCACCGTGCGCGGCTTCAAGTCCATAAAAAGCCTGGAGGGCTTCGAACTGCGCAACCTGAACGTGCTCATCGGAGCCAACGGCGCGGGCAAGAGCAACTTCATCGGGCTGTTTAAAATGCTGGCGGCTCTGGATCGCAACAAGCTGAAACTCTTCACCGCTCAGAACGGGGGCCCAGATGCACTCCTGTACTATGGGCGCAAAACGACTGAACGATTCTCAATGGAAATGTTTTTCTCCAAAGAAAACTATGGATTTTCTCTTGTCCCTACCTCTTCAAATCTTTTTGTTTTTGAAGAAGAGCACTATGTTTCACCGACCCTCCTAGTGCCGTTTCATAGCCAGGGCGACCAAGAGTCCATGTTAAATGATTCTGCTGGATTGGGATCAAAGTTTACTTGGCAAACCTACCACTTCAATGACACCAGCGAATCCGCTAAAGTCAAACAGCTACACGGCTTGCATGACAACTTGCTATTCAAGCCCGACGCCGCCAACCTCGCTGCCTATCTGCGTGGGCTTCGCGAGGAATACGAGCCATCTTATACGCGCATCGTGGAAACGATCCGACTGGCGGCCCCGTTCTTCGGCGATTTCGTATTCCGCGCCAAACCAAGTGACACCATCGAGCTGGAGTGGACTGAACGCGGCGACCCGGACACCCCCCTGAAGGCCTTCGCCCTGTCCGACGGCACCCTGCGCTTCATCTGTCTGGCCACGCTCCTTCTGCAGCCGCCGGAACTCCTGCCCGACCTCGTGCTCATCGACGAACCCGAGCTGGGCCTGCATCCCTACGCCATCAACCTTCTGAGCGACATGCTCAAGCAGGCCGCGGAACAGAAGCAGATCATCGTCTCCACCCAGTCCGTGGAACTGCTGAACACCCTGGAGCCCGAGGACGTGGTGGTGGTGGACCGCGAGGACGACGCCAGCACCTTCCGGCGGCTGGACGCGGCAAGCCTCAAGGATTGGCTGGAAGACTACGCCCTGGGTGACCTCTGGAAGCAGAACGTGTTCGGCGGCAGGCCCGGCCGATGAGCCCGGTGCGCGTGTACGCCCTGGTCGAGGGCCAGACCGAGGAGGCGTTTCTCAACCTCGTGATTTCTCCCGCATTGGCTGAGGGACTTTCCCTGTGGCCGGTGAACCTCAGAGGCAACGTCTCGTTCGCGCGACTCAAGCTCCATGCCCGCAACCTCCTTCGCCAGGACAAGAACGCCGTCCTGACCACCTTCATCGACCTCTACGCCCTGCGCAACGATTTCCCGGACTACGCGGCGGCCATGCGAAAAACCGTCCTGGCCGACAGGCTGGCGACCCTGGAATCCGCCATGCACCGCGAACTGGTCGCCATTGGGGGAGAAGACTGCCGCCCGGAGCGCGTGATCCCGCACATCCAACCCCACGAGTTCGAGGGACTGCTCTTCTCCGACGTGGCCGCCCTGGCCAAAACCGAGGAAAACTGGGGAAAGAGTCTGGCCGCCCTGCAGCATGCCCGCGAAGGATTCGCGACCCCGGAAGAGATCAACGGCGGTCCCACGACCCACCCCTCGGCCCGGCTGAACGAGCTCGCCCCCCAATACCGCAAGACCATCCACGGCCCCCGGGCCGCCGGACGCGTCGGACTGGACGCCATGACGCGGGAATGCCCCCACTTCCGCGCCTGGTACGAAAGAATCCTGGCCCTCGTCCCTCTCTGATTTCAGCCTTTCCGCCACCGCGCGGGGGGTTTTGATTTTTTTCGCCCGCGCGTTGCCCTTGTGTCAAACCAAGCGTAGTTTCCAACGCAAGGCGTTGTTCCTGTCCAACCTCCGGCAAGGAGATTCCATGCGGGCGCCCCGCCTCAGCTCCATCCGGGCGGCCTTGTTCACCGTGGTGCTCGGAGCCATGCTCCCGGCCCTGGCCCTGCTTCTTTGGACCGGCGCGGAACACGCCCGCCACCTCAAGGAGGAGAGCGTCCAGGACGCCCGCCGCACCGTGGAGTCCCTGGCCCAGATCCAGGAACGCATCACCGAGAACACCCGCCAAATGCTCGCCACCCTGGCCGTGGTGCCCGAGGTGCGCCGGGGCGCGGCCCAGGGCGCCGCCCTGCTGCGCACCCTCCTGGACCAGAATCCCCAGTACACGAACGTCCTCCTGGTGGACGCCCGGGGCGACCTCCAGGCCACCGCCGTGGACGCCCCCATGGTGAACATCGCGGACCGCAAGCACTTCCAGGACGCCCTGGCCGGTCGGGGCTTCGCCGCCGGGGAGTACATCGTCAGCCGGACCACCAGCGAGCCCGCCTTTCCCTTCACCCAGGCCCTGCTCGACACCCACGGGAACGTCTCCGGCGTGCTCGTGGCCGCCTTCCGGCTCTCGTCCTACGGCCCCCTGCTGGACAAGCTCCGCCTGCCCCCGGACTCCATGCTCGGCATCGTGGACCACGCCGGGCGGCGGCTCTACCGCTATCCCGCCAAGGCCGACAGCCCCCTGGGCGCGGTGATCAAGGCCGAAAACCTGGCCGCCATCACCTCCGGGCCCGACGCCGACATCCTCTCCCTGCGCGGCACGGACGGCCTGCCCCGGCTCTACGCCTACAAGAAGCTGCGCCTCGCGCCCGGCGCGCCGCCCTACATGACCCTGGTGCTCGGCCTGCCCGAAAGCCCCCTGGCCGGACTGGCCCGCTCGGCCCTCACCCGCAACGTGATCCTGCTCGCGCTCGTCACGGTCCTGACCCTGTTCTCGGCCTGGTTCCTGGCCGAAACCGTCCTGGGCCGCAGGCTCCAGGCCATCACCGCCACGGCCGCGCGCATCAGCGAGGGCGACCTCGCCGCCCGCACCGGCCTGCCCCCCGAATCCTCGGACATCGGACAGGTGGCCCAGGCCCTGGACCGCATGGCCGAGGCCCTGCAGCAACGCGAACGGGAACAGGCCGAAAGCGCCGAAACCACGGCCCGCTCCCTGCGCGAAAAGGAAACCCTGCTCAAGGAAATCCATCACCGGGTCAAGAACAACCTCCAGCTCATCCTCTCCCTGGTGCGGCTCCAGGCCCTGCACGACGAGGGCACGCCCGGCCCGGACTTCCCCATCCGCATGGAGAACCGCATCCGGGCCATGGCCCTGGTCCACGAGATGCTCTACGAGTCCGACGACCTGGGCGGCGTGGACCTGGCCGTCTACGTGCCCCGCCTGACCCAGGCCGTGGTCAAGGCCGCGGCCCCGCCCGGCGGCGTCCAGCTCTCGATCGACACCGTCCCGGCCCGCCTGCCCCTGGACCAGGCCGTTCCCTTCGCCCTGCTGCTCAACGAACTGCTGACCAACGCCTGCAAGTACGGCCTGCCCCCCGACCGGCCCGGACGCCTGGACGTGTCCCTGGCCCGCGACAACGACGGGCTCGCCCTGCGCGTGGCCGACAACGGCCCGGGCCTGCCCCAGGACTTCGACCCCCTCCAGGGCCCCAGCCTCGGCATGCGCCTCGTCACCGGACTGGCCGACCAGCTCGGCGGCGCGCTCTCCTGGACCTCGGACAACGGCGCCGCCTTCACCCTCCACCTCCCTGGCTTCGGCGGCTTCGCCGCTTCATAAAAAGGCAAAAAATTCCCGATAGTTCGTCTTTCCATAATCCCCCGAAGGCGGCCGGCTTCGCCGGTCCACGGAGAGACAAAGAGACTCCCGGCATTTCGCCTTTCTATAATCCCCCGAAGGGGGCCGGCTTCGCCGGTTCATAGAAAACCAAAGAGGGACAGCGCCTTTCCGCCTTTCTGAAAACCCCCGAAGGGGGGGACATGAGCGAAAAGACGACGCGGACGGCGAAGGCTTCCCCGGGCGGGACCGAAATCCTGGCGGCTGTGGTGCGCGGGGCCGGGCGGCCGTTCTCCTTCGAGCGGCTGACGCTGGAGGCCCCCCGGCCGGACGAGGTGCTCGTGCGGCTGGCGGCCTGCGGGGTCTGCCACACGGACATCGGCTTCTGGGAGGCGGGCGACGACGGCCCGGTGGTCCTGGGCCACGAGGGCGCGGGCGTGGTCGAGGCCGTGGGCGCGGAGGTCCGGGGCCTGACCCCGGGCGACCACGTGGTCCTGACCATCATGTCCTGCGGCCGCTGCCCGGCCTGTCTGGACGAACGCCCGACGGCCTGCGAGCACTTCTGGGAGGCCAATTTCGGCTTCAGCCGCCTGGACGGCAGCAACGCCCTGTCCGGCGGGGTGCGCGGGCATTTCTTCGGCCAGTCGTCCTTCGCCACCCACGCCCTGGCCTCGGTCCGCAACGCCGTGCCCGTGCCCCGAGACCTGCCCCTGGAACCGCTGGCCCCGCTGGGCTGCGGATTCCAGACCGGCGCGGGCACGGTGCTCAACTCCCTGGCCGTCAAACCGGGCGAGAGCCTGCTCGTGCTCGGAACCGGCAGCGTGGGGTTGGCGGCGGTCATGGCCGGACGGCTGGCCGGGGCGGACCCGATCCTGGCCGTGGACCGCGTGCCCTCGCGGCTGGCCCTGGCCCTGGAGCTGGGCGCGACCCACGCCCTGGAGAGCGGCCCGGGCCTCGGGAAGCGAATCCGGGCCATCGCCGGGAAACTGGACCACGCCGTGGACAGCACCGGGGTCGCGGCGCTCATGCGCCTGGCCGGGGACCTGCTCAGGCCGGGCGGGAGCGCGGCGCTGCTCAGCGGGGCCGAGGGACCGGGCGAACTGCCCGACGGCCGCCGCGTCTTCGGGGTCATCCAGGGCGACGCCGTGCCCTGGCGCTTCATCCCCCAGCTCGTCGACCACTTCCGGGCCGGACGCTTCCCCCTGGACCGGCTCGTCAGCACCCTGCCCTTCCGCGACCTGGACCGGGCCGTGGCCGAATCCCTGAACGGGACCATCATCAAGCCCGTTCTGGAAATTTCTCCCGCCTTCGGCGCCCCCTTCGGGGGTTCATAAAAAGGCAAAAAATTCCCGATAGTTCGTCTTTCCATAATCCCCCGAAGGGGGCCGGCTTCGCCGGTCTACGGAGAGGCAAAGAGACTCCCGGCATCTCGTCTTTCCATAATCCGCCGAAGGCGGCCGGCTTCGCCGGTTTATAGAAAACCGAAGAGGGACAGCGCCTTATCGCCTTTCTATAATCCCCCGAAGGGGGGGCGGAGGTGGAGAGCGAAGGCCTGGGCGGCGGCGGGATTGGGGGCGCGCGTGCAGAGGGCCAGGGCGTAGACGCAGGCCGCGCCCCGGCGTTCGATGGTTTCCCCGGGCCGGGCCCCGGCGGTGCGGACCGCGGCCCGGGCGTAGACCTCGTTCAGCCGGGGGTCGCCCAGGTTCACGCGCGGGTCCAGGGCCACGAAGCGGAGCCCGCGCTGGACGGCCACGGAACGGTACTCCCAGGCGTAGTCCAGGCTGCCGTCCTGGAGCCGGACAACGAGGTCCGAGGCCCGGGGCAGGACGTTCTCCGGCCGCCGGGAGGCCAGAAGCCGCGCGGCCAGCCCGGGTTCGTCGTGGAAGATTTCGGCGAGCTGAAGGACCATCAGGGCGCGGTAGCCGCAGGGGTCCTGGTCCGGGTCGGAATGGCCCCAGGCCACGCCGGGTTCCGACAGGACGCGGAACCAGTTGTCCGGGCCGATGCGGTCCGCGTGGCGGCTCGCGTCCGTGTGGCAGAGCGCCATCTCGTTCCCCGCGAAGGGCACGGCGCGTTCCGCGTGCTCCGGGACCAGAACCTGCTCGATGACCTCGGCGTCGGCCGAAAGGAACAGGTCCGCGACCACGCGGCCCGAGGCGATGTCCCGGGCCAGGGCCGCGCTGCCCCCGGCCACCCGGCGGACGCGCAGACCCGGATGCAGGGCCTCGAACTCCGCGCACAAACGCTCCAGCGGCGCGCTCAGACTGCCCGCGTGAAGCACCAGCAATTCCCCACTCAGCATCTCTTCCTCCCCGGCTTCGCCGCCCCCTTCGGGGGTTCATAGACCGGCTTCGCCGGTTTATAGAAAACCAAAGAGGCCGGTTTCGCCGGTCTACGGAGAGGCAAAGAGACTCCCGGCATTTCGTCTTTCCATAATCCGCCGAAGGCGGCCGGCTTCGCCGATTCATAGAAAACCAAAGAGGGACAGCGCCTTTCCGCCTTTCTAAAAACCCCCGAAGGGGGCGGCGAAGCCGGAGATGCGGCGCACGGCTTCGGCCACGCCGTCCTCGCGGGCCATGGCCGCGCCCAGTTCCGAGGCCCGGCGGGCCATGGACGGGTCGTCCAGGACGCGCTTCAGGGCCCGGGCAAGTTGTTCCGAGGTGAGCTTGAGCCGTTTCAGGCCCGGCCCGGCCGCGCCGAGGCGGGCCAGCTCCGCCCCCCAGAAGAACTGGTCGGCCATGTGGGCCACCACCACGGAGGGCCGCCCGGCCAGGAGGCTCGCCTGGGTGGTGCCCGAGCCGCCGTGATGCGCCACGGCCGCGCAGCGAGGG encodes:
- a CDS encoding helix-turn-helix domain-containing protein, translating into MNGGLGERIRAIRGETSQEDFAAELGISKTALGFYERNERVPRATFVAELCRPRGISLDWLLYGEGAMRQERRRSGAEDMADLRAENRELREENRELRMENRELRAENRTLHAVIRATARETQD
- a CDS encoding ATP-binding protein, with protein sequence MQHINIAQDFEGRIDNLNWTPSTSWDLPILEAISNSLHATQYIDPNERIIEITLIREGDDQLTMVTDKQKERPIVGFRVQDNGEGFNDDNFSAFKRLDTRHKRKYGGKGIGRLFWLKAFNFVKIDSVYNLNGETFQRNIIFKIDGIDYNSSKLTSKKENKTIVEVTGIKPQYKRYYKRLSTTLAKNIADEFLPYFILNGWPRVLTTSFTGVGEGLVSVKDTTNYIDQHEKFRIKGIDFSLIHIKNYKSDKHSVHYCASNRVVSSFKSEATVNLPKKYLFDSTNTPFMYMGLVLSEYLDTNVSAERNAFLIPLRRKDVNHADMLHDIVLEDVDDEIKIRVSNFLRDSLAKAQTETIKSVHSVLSRNPELRYVNYSDDDISKLVSATESDITNKFRQMLYEQLDNSRCEMTALLERLGDDKIADFSKFETEFHEEVEKFSLLNQSHVVSYILFRQHVIKLFEKAITTYKNDKVKKESFIHNLIFPMRKQGRPADFGTHHNLWLIDDRLSLVDWIASDLPIAEHKVLHDVPSEFRPDIVFYNLAYADNADAISSSGYSEVHIVELKRPFTLSNNPVQQIRDYIYELRNGKCSHLIYDNGDYVESKRKVHLSDNTIFYGYVVFDLSEVKGTDRWNKIVFNDLKQYMNGYVFIKDNITIFVNSFENILEIAKKRNEAFYSKLINS
- the gap gene encoding type I glyceraldehyde-3-phosphate dehydrogenase, whose translation is MSKLRVGINGFGRIGRQVVKAMYERWHDDLEVVAVNDLFDVATNAHLLEFDTNYGHTGAPIAVVEGDITYGDWTLKSLAQRDPHDCRWGDLGVDVVVESTGIFTTGPKAKAHLEAGAKKVIISAPAKEEDVTVVIGVNEKAYDPDKHHIVSNASCTTNCLAPAAKVIHEAFGIRSGLMCTIHSYTNDQRILDLPHKDLRRARAAALNIIPTTTGAAKAVALVIPELKGKFDGYSLRVPTPTVSLVDLACVLEREADTDSLRAALKTASEGPLKGILGYNTRPLVSMDFKGDARSGIVEEEHTRVQDKTLAKLVVWYDNEWGYSCRVSDLAKIMKDRGGF
- a CDS encoding GAF domain-containing protein, whose product is MDRYESYYRSLYAAAMAVNSSLDPKLVLKTIVECAAKAMDAKACSLRLLDRSGRQLMPGAGFGLSNKYLRKGPVDLDQSAVDREVLSGRVVQVPDASTDPRFQYGKAAKDEGIVSVLVVPLRVEDKPVGVMRVYTDEKRTFNAEEEEFLTSIAALSALAIENARLHQALKREYESVLSFDYRTFD
- a CDS encoding PilZ domain-containing protein; translated protein: MTERRKHPRVTLDAPLFCDVTPVDGRTFVTIVRDICLGGLRLELPPDGYVPAPGERLRITDCSECVAWVLDGLEAEVAWVGGGHCGLRLVRPELLDAANLRRISEDCCLD
- a CDS encoding tetratricopeptide repeat protein: MNSSCPAILGVFTDERERKAGRGAASTREFTQRIHWLVLRLEEDQCLALPLNERGLPGEVRRPLSRAELLGGFEPAPHIFRDHLLSVLAGLRDKLEILGGPRALEHLSPDEAQALKALSIAREMDVQADDIQLARLLLAGLPAGVVEFGERAAHDLNGEGVGLRRDGQAARAVVFLSKALEMSPRDDHLHFNLARAYYDKKDEAGCRRCLEDALRLNPDLDPARRFLRFLDVGKAALHRGPLIVEGL
- a CDS encoding DNA-binding protein, encoding MLCVCGSKAIGLAIGESPREVGRLVAEQGLPAWKREGRGAWRALPSDLELWLQSQRDRYLGMIPEDYDD
- a CDS encoding DUF5675 family protein; translated protein: MLAEIIRLEESGEATLGVLRIDGRLFCLTLELPDRDNAPEVSRIPEGRYRCAPVDSPRFGRAIEVRGVPGRSHILFHPGNTAADTRGCILPGTRPGRMDGRRAVLESASAMRALLEAAGGREFDLLVAGPGRGAGQGA